The DNA region ATGGGCAATTCACATTTATATGGCTGTTTCTATACTTTTAGGAATACAAGTAGCTTGTCAACAAACTTTCATCGCTATTGGAAATGCTAAAACCTCATTGTTTTTAGCATTATTACGTAAAGTAATATTGTTAATACCTCTAATATACATATTACCGATATTTTTTGAAAATAAGGTAATGGCAGTATATTTAGCTGAGCCCGTATCAGATACAGTAGCCGTCATAGTTACAGTCTCATTGTTCACAATACAGTTCAGAAAAGCGTTAAAAGAATTGAGGGAATCAGAAAATCTTCCTGAAAAGTTTGAAAAGAAATATCAACAGCAAGAATCTTAATAAGGAATTAAAATTTAATAAAGATCTAACTAAAATCCTCTTTTTTAAGAGGATTTTTTATTTATTTTTTACCATGAAATATTTTTCATGAAATTTTTTTCATATCAGTTTTAATTGCTTCTATTCTCCTCTCATTGCCTCTAATCTTTTCTAATCGGTTTTGACTTTTAAGGTATATTTAATTTATAATTAAAATGGGGTTATAAAAAAGGAATAATCTCTCACTGAGACTTTAGAAACAAGAATTTTCTCTTGAACAATGTCCTGAATTTAAATATCGATAAAGCTTAAGTTTTAAAATTTCTAAAGATAATATGTATTTTTTACAAAAAAGGAGGAAAGGCGATATGGAATTTGAAAATAAATTTTCTAAGGTTACAAAGAGTATGAAATCTAATATTATTAGAGAATTGTTAAAAGATGCTGCCAACCCAAACATAATATCTTTTGGGGGAGGTGTGCCAGATCCAGAAACATTTCCAAGAAACGAATTAGCTGAAATTTCTTTGAAAGTTTTAAAAGATGAATATAAATTTACTCTTCAATATGCTACAACTGAAGGAGATAATGAATTAAAAAAACAGTACATAAAATTACTCGAAAAACACGAACATATTGATTGGCTAAATTACGACAATATGCTTATTACTGTAGGATCTCAACAAGCTTTACATTTAATCAGCATGGTACTGCTTGACGAAGAATCTTATTGTGCGGTAGGAAAACCTGTATACTTAGGAGCAGCTAATGCTTTCAAACAAAGTTTTCCGAAGTTTTTAGAAATTCCTATAAAAGAAGATGGAATGGATTTAGAATTTTTTGAAGCAAAATTAAAAGAACTTAAAAATAAACATGAAATTGAAAAATTAAAATTCGTATATGTCGTTCCTAATTTTCAAAATCCTACAGGTGTAACAATGTCCTTAGAAAAAAGAAAAAAGTTATCTGAATTATCTAAAGAATATAACTTTTTGATAGTTGAAGATGATCCTTACGGATATTTAAGGTTTGAAGGAGAAAAATTACCGAATATTTATTCTATGAATCCTGAAAGAACGCTCTTATTGAATACATTTTCAAAAATATTATCTCCAGGGTTGAGAATAGGAATAATTATTGGCCCAAAAGAATTGATAAGACAATTTACTATAGCTAAGCAAAGTGCAGATTTATGTTGTCCTTCTTTAACGCAAAGAATAGCGGCAAGATATTTAGAAAATCACGACATTATTAAAGAATTAGAACCA from Petrotoga sp. 9PWA.NaAc.5.4 includes:
- a CDS encoding PLP-dependent aminotransferase family protein, producing the protein MEFENKFSKVTKSMKSNIIRELLKDAANPNIISFGGGVPDPETFPRNELAEISLKVLKDEYKFTLQYATTEGDNELKKQYIKLLEKHEHIDWLNYDNMLITVGSQQALHLISMVLLDEESYCAVGKPVYLGAANAFKQSFPKFLEIPIKEDGMDLEFFEAKLKELKNKHEIEKLKFVYVVPNFQNPTGVTMSLEKRKKLSELSKEYNFLIVEDDPYGYLRFEGEKLPNIYSMNPERTLLLNTFSKILSPGLRIGIIIGPKELIRQFTIAKQSADLCCPSLTQRIAARYLENHDIIKELEPSLKLYKSKKDTMLEALKVEFENTSKVSWTKPEGGLFIWLTFDESTNTMEMFEIARKKGVLYVPGESFYVNEIEKNHMRLSFCLPSHDEIKEGIRRLRSVVEDYKKVK